From the genome of Chelonoidis abingdonii isolate Lonesome George chromosome 25, CheloAbing_2.0, whole genome shotgun sequence, one region includes:
- the LOC116836591 gene encoding olfactory receptor 10A7-like, with protein sequence MADADRRNQTTVTEFILLGFRDLPDLKIFLFLMFLVIYVATVAGNILIVVLVVADQHLHTPMYFFLGNLSCLETCYTTTILPRMLASLLTGDKTISFIGCFTQMYFFCALAATECCLLAAMSYDRYLAICKPLHYSGLTNTRFCLHLAAGSWFNGSLVTDLFVLFMSQLMFCGPNEIDHFYCDLIPLIKLSCGDTRLIVLLNFILACVFTLPPFLLTLTSYVCIITTILRIPSTTGRQKAFSTCSSHLIVVTIYYGTLMIVYLLPKRDTLSFLNKMLSLCYTVLTPLVNPLIYSLRNREVKEALSKAVSKYVAFTKTFRDS encoded by the coding sequence ATGGCAGACGCAGACCGGAGAAATCAAACAACGGTCACAGAATTTATCCTCCTGGGATTCAGGGATCTCCCTGACCTGAAAATTTTTCTCTTCCTGATGTTCCTAGTGATCTACGTGGCAACTGTGGCTGGGAACATCCTCATTGTGGTGCTTGTTGTGgctgatcagcaccttcacacccccatgtactttttTCTGGGCAACTTGTCATGCTTGGAGACGTGCTACACTACCACCATCCTGCCCAGGATGCTGGCCAGTCTCCTGACTGGGGACAAAACCATCTCATTTATTGGCTGCTTcacacaaatgtattttttttgtgCTCTGGCAGCTACAGAATGCTGTCTTCTAGCAGCAATGTCTTATGATCGATATTTAGCAATATGTAAACCCCTGCACTATTCAGGTCTCACAAATACCAGATTTTGCCTCCACTTGGCTGCTGGGTCATGGTTTAATGGTTCTTTGGTTACTGACCTCTTTGTATTATTCATGTCACAGCTAATGTTCTGTGGCCCGaatgaaattgaccatttctaTTGTGATCTCATCCCATTGATAAAACTCTCCTGCGGGGACACACGCCTAATTGTATTGTTGAATTTCATACTAGCCTGTGTATTCACCCTGCCTCCATTTCTCCTAACCCTGACATCCTATGTTTGTATCATCACCACcatcctgagaatcccttccACCACTGGGAGGCAAAAGGCATTTTCTACCTGCTCTTCTCACCTCATTGTAGTGACAATTTACTATGGAACCCTAATGATTGTGTACCTGCTACCGAAACGCGACACATTAAGCTTCCTAAACAAAATGCTCTCTCTTTGCTATACAGTCCTGACTCCCCTGGTAAACCctctcatctacagcctgagaaacagagaggtcAAGGAAGCCTTGAGCAAAGCAGTCAGTAAATATGTGGCTTTCACAAAAACGTTCAGAGACTCCTAG